In the Leptospira sp. WS4.C2 genome, one interval contains:
- the trpA gene encoding tryptophan synthase subunit alpha, translating to MSKIKLLFDSAKFKSAFIPYFTLGDPNYNDSIEFGKTILDNGADILELGIPFSDPVADGPVIQRAVARSLKNAFSFDEIFRVTKAIHEHKPETPLVYLTYFNPIYHCGITKFLDRAKESGIVGLVIPDLPFDTKESEVLFRELKVRDMDLIHLVTPASEKKRIQALAKTSSGFIYYVTSFGVTGERREFSVDLKERIRFLKETIQLPICAGFGISTPDQANQISQYADGIIIGSAIQRIIEENGSERSKAVSALAEYISKIRASIS from the coding sequence ATGAGTAAAATTAAATTACTGTTCGATAGTGCTAAATTTAAGTCTGCCTTTATCCCCTACTTTACCTTAGGGGATCCAAACTATAATGATTCTATCGAATTTGGAAAAACCATTTTAGACAACGGAGCAGATATTTTGGAACTCGGAATTCCTTTTTCGGATCCCGTTGCCGATGGGCCTGTGATCCAAAGGGCAGTTGCTCGCTCCTTAAAGAACGCGTTTTCCTTTGACGAAATCTTTCGTGTCACAAAAGCAATTCACGAACACAAACCAGAAACTCCTCTTGTTTATCTAACTTACTTCAATCCTATTTACCATTGTGGGATTACCAAGTTTTTAGACCGCGCTAAGGAATCAGGTATTGTAGGACTTGTGATTCCTGATTTGCCCTTTGATACAAAAGAAAGTGAAGTTTTGTTTCGCGAATTAAAGGTAAGAGATATGGATCTCATCCACCTAGTGACACCAGCTTCTGAGAAAAAAAGAATCCAAGCTCTCGCAAAAACATCTTCAGGTTTTATTTACTATGTAACATCTTTTGGTGTGACTGGGGAAAGACGTGAATTCTCGGTGGATTTAAAGGAGCGAATCCGGTTTTTGAAAGAAACCATCCAATTGCCTATTTGCGCTGGGTTTGGAATCTCTACCCCAGACCAAGCCAATCAAATTTCACAATATGCGGATGGGATCATCATTGGTTCAGCTATCCAAAGGATCATTGAAGAGAACGGTTCTGAGCGTTCCAAGGCCGTTTCTGCATTGGCCGAATACATTTCCAAGATTAGAGCATCGATTTCCTAA
- the trpB gene encoding tryptophan synthase subunit beta produces the protein MGKNLPGYFGEFGGRYSPEILTEALEELESTYQKLKKSKKFKKELEYYLRNYVGRPSPLTYAERLTKQWGGARIWLKREDLNHTGAHKINNAIGQALIARFMGKKRIIAETGAGQHGLATATVGAMFGMETVVYMGAVDVQRQNLNAKKIEMLGAKILPVTAGEATLKEATSEAMRDWALNVSTTHYIVGSAIGPHPFPTIVRDLQAVIGKEAKAQFKKENKKLPSAIVACVGGGSNAIGMFHAFLKDKHVAIYGAEAGGLGPKPGEHSATLTYGKTGFLHGTKTLIIQDESGQIVPAHSVSAGLDYPGVGPEHAFLSKSGRVEYRMVTDEQALDCFLEVTRIEGIIPALETAHAFHVARDVAKDLGKKKDLIICLSGRGDKDVTEVLRLLGERSK, from the coding sequence ATGGGCAAAAACCTACCTGGATATTTTGGTGAATTCGGCGGCCGTTACTCTCCCGAGATTCTAACGGAAGCATTAGAAGAACTTGAATCCACCTATCAAAAGTTAAAGAAAAGTAAGAAGTTCAAAAAAGAACTCGAATACTATTTAAGGAACTATGTCGGAAGACCTAGTCCGCTTACCTATGCCGAACGTCTCACCAAACAATGGGGAGGTGCTCGTATCTGGCTCAAACGCGAAGATCTAAATCATACTGGTGCTCATAAAATTAATAATGCCATCGGACAGGCACTTATCGCTCGTTTTATGGGCAAAAAAAGAATCATAGCAGAAACTGGTGCGGGACAACATGGACTCGCTACTGCAACAGTCGGTGCTATGTTTGGAATGGAAACGGTTGTCTACATGGGGGCAGTGGATGTCCAAAGACAAAATCTCAATGCTAAAAAAATTGAGATGTTAGGTGCGAAAATCCTTCCGGTTACCGCAGGAGAAGCTACTCTCAAAGAAGCCACTAGCGAAGCGATGAGAGACTGGGCGCTCAATGTTTCTACCACACATTATATTGTTGGCTCAGCAATTGGTCCCCATCCTTTCCCAACGATTGTGCGGGATTTACAAGCAGTCATTGGAAAGGAAGCGAAAGCTCAGTTTAAAAAAGAAAATAAAAAACTTCCAAGTGCGATCGTTGCTTGTGTAGGGGGCGGATCCAATGCCATTGGAATGTTTCATGCTTTCTTAAAAGACAAACATGTAGCCATTTACGGAGCTGAAGCTGGTGGTCTTGGTCCGAAACCGGGAGAACACTCTGCAACTTTAACCTATGGCAAAACCGGATTTTTACATGGTACAAAAACCTTAATCATCCAAGATGAATCTGGTCAAATTGTACCTGCACATTCTGTTTCTGCAGGCCTTGATTATCCTGGAGTGGGACCGGAACATGCCTTCCTTTCTAAGTCTGGAAGAGTTGAGTATCGAATGGTGACAGATGAACAAGCATTAGACTGCTTTTTGGAAGTCACTCGTATCGAAGGAATCATTCCTGCATTGGAAACTGCCCATGCCTTCCATGTAGCTCGGGATGTGGCAAAGGATCTTGGAAAGAAAAAAGATTTAATTATTTGTCTCTCTGGTCGAGGCGATAAAGATGTAACCGAAGTTTTGCGGTTATTAGGTGAAAGAAGTAAATGA